DNA from Amorphoplanes friuliensis DSM 7358:
GTCGGCGTCACCGTCGTCCTGGTCGCGCTCACCTTCCTTCCCGCTCTTGCTCTCGGACCCATCGCGGAGGGCCTCTCATGACCACCCCCACCCCCACCCTGGAGAAACCCTCCACCGATCAGCAGCCGGCCCCGTCCGGTGACCGCCGCGTCGGCGGTGGCCTGCTCGACCCGGCCCAGCTCTGGCGCTCCCTGCCGGCCGCGGTGGCCAAGCTCGACCCCCGCACCCTGTGGCACAACCCGGTCATGCTCATCGTCGAGGCCGGCGCCGTGTTCACCACCGTCCTGGCGGTCACCGACCCGAGCGTGCTCGCCTGGCTCGTCACCGTCTGGCTGTGGCTGACCGTGGTGTTCGCCAACCTCGCCGAGGCTGTCGCCGAGGGCCGGGGCAAGGCCCAGGCCGCCGCGCTGCGCCGGTCGAAGCAGGACATGGTCGCCCGGCGGCTCGGCAAGGGCGGCGCCGAGGAGCGTGTGCCCGCGCCCGAGCTCAAGCTGGGCGACACGGTGGTCGTCGAGGCCGGCGAGACGATCCCGGGTGACGGCGACGTCATCGAAGGCATCGCCAGCGTCGACGAGTCCGCCATCACCGGCGAGTCGGCGCCGGTGATCCGGGAGTCCGGCGGCGACCGTTCCGCGGTCACCGGCGGCACCAAGGTTCTCTCCGACCGGATCGTCGTGCGGATCACCCAGAAGCCGGGGGAGAGCTTCGTCGACCGGATGATCGCCCTGGTCGAGGGGGCCAACCGGCAGAAGACCCCGAACGAGATCGCCCTGAACATCCTGCTCGCGGCGCTCACGCTGATCTTCCTGCTGTCCGTGGTCACGCTGCAGCCCTTGGCGATCTTCTCCAAGGCGTTCCAGGCGGCCGCCCCGGACACGGCCGCGATCGACGGCAACGGTGTCACCGGCATCGTGCTCGTATCGCTGATCGTCTGCCTGATCCCGACGACGATCGGTGCGCTGCTGTCGGCCATCGGCATCGCCGGCATGGACCGCCTGGTGCAGCGCAACGTGCTGGCCATGAGTGGCCGCGCGGTCGAGGCGGCCGGCGATGTCAACACTCTGCTGCTCGACAAGACCGGAACCATCACTCTGGGCAATCGTCAAGCGGCTGAGTTCGTACCGGTGGACGGGGTCACGGCCGCGACCCTCGCCGACGCCGCGCAGTTGTCGAGCCTGGCCGATGAAACGCCCGAAGGGCGGTCGGTGGTGGTCCTGGCCAAGACCGATTTCGGGCTGCGTGAACGCGAACCGGGCCTGATGACACACGCGTCGTTCGTGCCGTTCACCGCGCAGACCCGGATGAGCGGCGTGGACCTGGCCACCGACGGT
Protein-coding regions in this window:
- the kdpB gene encoding potassium-transporting ATPase subunit KdpB produces the protein MTTPTPTLEKPSTDQQPAPSGDRRVGGGLLDPAQLWRSLPAAVAKLDPRTLWHNPVMLIVEAGAVFTTVLAVTDPSVLAWLVTVWLWLTVVFANLAEAVAEGRGKAQAAALRRSKQDMVARRLGKGGAEERVPAPELKLGDTVVVEAGETIPGDGDVIEGIASVDESAITGESAPVIRESGGDRSAVTGGTKVLSDRIVVRITQKPGESFVDRMIALVEGANRQKTPNEIALNILLAALTLIFLLSVVTLQPLAIFSKAFQAAAPDTAAIDGNGVTGIVLVSLIVCLIPTTIGALLSAIGIAGMDRLVQRNVLAMSGRAVEAAGDVNTLLLDKTGTITLGNRQAAEFVPVDGVTAATLADAAQLSSLADETPEGRSVVVLAKTDFGLREREPGLMTHASFVPFTAQTRMSGVDLATDGDQPAREVRKGAASAVMKWVRDNGGHPTEQVGEIVDTVSGTGGTPLVVAERVAGQPARALGVIHLKDVVKSGMSERFAEMRRMGIRTVMITGDNPRTAKAIADEAGVDDFLAEATPEDKLAYIRKEQEGGRLVAMTGDGTNDAPALAQADVGVAMNTGTSAAKEAGNMVDLDSDPTKLIEIVEIGKQLLITRGALTTFSITNDIAKYFAIIPAIFVGVYPGLDALNIMRLSSPGSAILSAVIFNALVIIALIPLALRGVRYRAAGASALLRRNLLVYGLGGVIAPFVGIKLIDLLIQFIPGI